The genomic window GGAGGGTGTCCGCGCCCTCCAAGGGCAACGGCGTGTGGCTGGTGGCGACGATCATGCCGCCCGCCGCCCGGTGATCGGCAAACACCGGCCCGAGCCGTTCAACCGAGGCCGCATCCAGGCCTACCGTGGGCTCGTCCAGCAACCAGAGCTGGGTGTTGCTCGCCAGCACCCGCGCCAGCGCCGTGCGCCGCTTCTGTCCGGAGGAGAGCAGCCGCGCCGGCACGTCCCACAGCGGCGCAATGCCCACTGCCGCCACGGCGGCCTCCACGCGCGCCTCGGCGACCTTGCGCGACGGCGCGGCGAGCCCGGCCCAAAACAGTAGGTTCTCCGCCACGCTCAGCACCGGCTTCAGGGCGTTGTCGTGGCCGAGGTAGGCGATGCGTTCCGGCCGCTCGATGGTGCCCGCCTCAGGACGCAGCGTGCCCGCCAGCAGCTTCAAGAGGCTGGACTTGCCCGCGCCGTTCGGCCCCGTCACCAGCAGCGCCGCGCCGGGCGCAACGGCAAGACTCAGCCGCGCAAAAACGGTTCGGCCGCCACGCCGACAGGCAACGGCCTCGGCGCGCAGTGCAAGGGGGGCTGCACTCATGGGCGCACCCTAGCGGGCGCGCCCCATAGCACAAGTCTGTTCCGGCAACCGCCGGACGGGATGGGGAGAGCCAAGGCGGCGCACCCGGCGCAAGGACGCGCCTGCCGCGCGCACAACCGCGCCCCGGCACCGCCAAGTCCTTGCCCCTCCTGCACCATACGTCGAGCCCCCCGATCCGATCGTTT from Pedomonas mirosovicensis includes these protein-coding regions:
- the ccmA gene encoding heme ABC exporter ATP-binding protein CcmA, which encodes MSAAPLALRAEAVACRRGGRTVFARLSLAVAPGAALLVTGPNGAGKSSLLKLLAGTLRPEAGTIERPERIAYLGHDNALKPVLSVAENLLFWAGLAAPSRKVAEARVEAAVAAVGIAPLWDVPARLLSSGQKRRTALARVLASNTQLWLLDEPTVGLDAASVERLGPVFADHRAAGGMIVATSHTPLPLEGADTLLLGGRA